One genomic region from Xyrauchen texanus isolate HMW12.3.18 chromosome 4, RBS_HiC_50CHRs, whole genome shotgun sequence encodes:
- the LOC127636941 gene encoding zinc finger HIT domain-containing protein 3-like, giving the protein MLNHTKRNLITIVCFTFPCSCSVSCFKRHKDADSCHPVKETAAPVSTPTTPVSSAELPWTVDDLLDEDSQSDKVPLQKLQRLGESEALKALLWNPHLRQVMMSVDSAEDKAKAVRNAMQEPLFVEFADQCLRTIEPAQTEEKDDDDDDDE; this is encoded by the exons ATGCTTAACCACACAAAGAggaatcttatcac tATTGTGTGTTTTACTTTTCCTTGCAGTTGTTCAGTGAGTTGCTTTAAGAGACACAAAGATGCTG ATTCATGTCACCCAGTCAAAGAAACAGCAGCACCTGTCAGCACCCCAACAACACCTGTGAGCAGTG CCGAACTGCCGTGGACTGTTGATGATCTTCTTGACGAAGACAGTCAGAGTGACAAAGTGCCCTTACAGAAGCTTCAGCGGCTAG GTGAGTCCGAGGCGCTGAAGGCTCTGCTGTGGAATCCACATCTCCGACAGGTGATGATGTCAGTGGACTCGGCTGAAGATAAAGCCAAAGCCGTGAGGAATGCCATGCAGGAGCCACTGTTTGTGGAGTTCGCTGATCAATGCTTAAGAACGATTGAACCAGCACAAACGGAAGaaaaggatgatgatgatgatgatgatgaatga